From Anabaena cylindrica PCC 7122, one genomic window encodes:
- a CDS encoding ParB/RepB/Spo0J family partition protein has product MALPKIANKFSGAIQKTEQEQKVAELQAEIERLRAAQSPDLENELQELREQLQNQSGESQIDLALIDPNPDQPRQTITPELIQAKARLLKKHGQISAVILIPQGNGRYTLLDGQLRTEAAKLLGWSTIRAVIAAMPKDLDQSALLTFLGFEDLNPLDKAEAVFKEVIKSTDLEMDEVATMLGTVIKRVERDGNSKELAKLMAVNADEQQQGLELLGITGREQSLLGVLLELGLNPSSVKANLMPMLYLSPDLKQAIREQGLKGAHALALATLSAKTLDISENQAASERMMATDEVLKKNLTVAETRELIRNIKTKYLKSQKKELKEIKTILQKVNGISEDLLTRASSKQLQEMRSLLQQKLAEVEKVIAVSEW; this is encoded by the coding sequence GTGGCATTACCTAAAATTGCTAACAAATTTAGCGGCGCAATACAAAAAACAGAGCAAGAGCAAAAAGTGGCTGAACTGCAAGCCGAGATAGAACGATTGAGAGCCGCCCAATCTCCAGATTTAGAAAATGAATTGCAAGAACTCCGAGAACAGCTGCAAAACCAATCAGGAGAATCACAAATTGATTTAGCTCTCATCGATCCTAATCCTGATCAGCCTCGGCAAACAATTACACCAGAACTTATACAAGCGAAAGCCCGGTTACTAAAAAAACATGGACAAATTTCAGCAGTAATTCTGATACCACAGGGGAATGGTCGTTACACCTTACTAGATGGACAACTCCGGACTGAAGCAGCTAAATTGCTGGGGTGGTCAACTATTCGTGCAGTCATAGCGGCAATGCCTAAAGACTTAGATCAATCGGCATTACTAACTTTTCTTGGCTTTGAAGATTTGAATCCTTTAGATAAAGCAGAGGCAGTATTTAAAGAAGTAATTAAGTCTACTGATTTGGAAATGGATGAAGTTGCCACAATGTTAGGCACGGTGATTAAAAGAGTAGAGAGAGATGGCAACAGTAAAGAACTAGCAAAGTTAATGGCTGTGAACGCTGATGAACAACAGCAAGGCTTAGAACTATTGGGGATTACAGGTCGAGAACAGAGTCTACTAGGAGTGCTGCTAGAGTTGGGATTAAATCCGAGTTCGGTGAAAGCTAATCTCATGCCGATGCTGTACCTGTCTCCAGATTTAAAACAGGCAATTCGAGAACAGGGACTAAAAGGCGCTCATGCTTTAGCGTTGGCAACTCTCTCTGCCAAGACATTAGACATATCAGAAAATCAAGCAGCCTCTGAACGGATGATGGCCACAGATGAAGTTTTAAAGAAAAATCTGACAGTAGCAGAAACTCGTGAACTCATTAGAAACATTAAGACTAAGTATTTGAAGTCACAGAAAAAAGAGTTAAAGGAAATAAAAACCATACTTCAAAAAGTTAATGGAATTTCTGAAGATTTGCTCACCAGAGCTAGTAGTAAACAACTTCAAGAAATGCGCTCTCTATTACAGCAGAAATTAGCAGAAGTTGAGAAAGTGATTGCCGTGAGTGAATGGTGA
- a CDS encoding ParA family protein: MKQIVLSLIANAGGVGKTTLSVHIAYEMSRLGFDVVIIDLDPQRSLDVFCGLPSADVSTTLVKVLSKDFQGDWDLISVWEQSKTQVCQGHPLLAEIANELVIRKRGEYTLSDRLKKYPLPHNLVILDCPATLGMLNVNALAASTHILVPVQLEMKAISGSAELVEWCISTGDELQLEPRPPILGFVPSMYDDTVAMHRQYLEQLPEIAEHLHLKLYPKVRNSNEFKNASAHGLPLQKYRPKHPACRDFQQITDDLAALIQENK; this comes from the coding sequence ATGAAGCAGATAGTTCTTTCACTTATAGCTAACGCTGGTGGTGTAGGCAAAACCACACTGAGCGTACACATTGCCTATGAAATGAGTCGGCTAGGCTTTGATGTGGTAATTATTGACTTAGATCCACAACGTTCTTTGGATGTATTTTGTGGATTACCATCGGCTGACGTATCAACCACTTTAGTTAAGGTATTATCAAAAGATTTCCAAGGAGATTGGGATTTAATTTCGGTTTGGGAACAATCAAAAACTCAAGTTTGTCAGGGACATCCACTTTTAGCGGAAATAGCCAATGAATTAGTTATCCGCAAACGAGGAGAGTACACACTAAGCGATCGCTTAAAAAAATACCCTTTGCCCCACAATCTAGTAATTTTGGATTGTCCGGCTACTTTAGGAATGTTAAATGTTAATGCTTTAGCTGCCTCAACCCATATATTAGTTCCAGTGCAATTGGAAATGAAAGCTATTTCTGGTTCAGCAGAATTAGTAGAGTGGTGTATTTCTACAGGTGATGAATTACAGTTAGAACCTCGCCCACCAATCTTGGGATTTGTGCCAAGTATGTATGATGATACGGTGGCAATGCACAGGCAATATTTAGAGCAATTACCAGAAATTGCCGAACATTTACATTTAAAGCTTTATCCTAAAGTTCGCAACTCAAACGAATTTAAAAATGCCAGCGCTCACGGCTTACCTTTACAAAAATACCGTCCCAAACATCCTGCTTGTAGAGATTTTCAACAAATTACAGATGATTTAGCAGCATTAATTCAGGAGAACAAATAA
- a CDS encoding tetratricopeptide repeat protein, whose protein sequence is MEQIINQLIQLNLKVVELAGQGNLKHAMTVAQQAVNIGVNQQLTENSAYCDSLNNLAELHRIQGHYLEAKPLYLQALNIRKKLFGDEHPDVAQSLNNLAALYHAQGNYPAAAELFLEALELWKVCFGEEDFEVATTLNNLAEIYREQGQYLKAEQVHLEALTMRRSLFGDEHPDIAQSLTNLAALYTSTGRYSNAEEMHLEALAMKTRLFGEGHLDIASSLNNLGKVYDAQGRYLEAKSKFLEALEICQKNLGEEHPYIAFILSNIAGIYQEQGSYLDAEKKYLEVLSMRKRLLSEEHPDIANSLDHLGEVYLIQGNYLVAEQKYLEAYDLRKRLFSWEHPDIAESLSNLAVVFTYQGRYMEAKEQYSQALPMLEKLLGKKHLSIAHLLNNMAGLDEAQGDYSEAEQKYLKALEIQKNILGNEHPVIADTLNQIAALYRIQGRYSESEQLHLEGLAMRKRLLGEHHPFIATNLNNLAVLYDDLHQYDQSESLLIEALEIVKNVFGNEHPHVASSMNNLAVIYDFQGRYQEAEKLHLETLKLRILLLGEEHIQIANSLNNLGELYFSLGRYQEAEQKYVETLAMRKRLLGEEHPDVAFSLNNLATLLAATNRPDESLLCRIQGSKINNKMIRNIFAFSSESDRLAFLKKIRNDFDLFLSLVNKHLFNLDSAKLAAFDFVLQRKALTASALASQNAALYSGRYPQLQVQLHHLRDLNTQLIHLTFSVPQAGATGVNELPNYRENLAQLQVQYNYLQKQLALQVPEIQLSESNFDRQAIAKALPIDSILVEFVRFNVFDFPAIQAQGETQWHPPRYLAFVFRSGQPDTIQMVDLGAAETIDQLIQVFRLQASDYTEPTLAWSKNSQTPKLQIKPYNSTPAIKLSQALFHPIRDLVKDCRHLIIAPDSNLNLVPFQILPFGTTGSRLLMDEYIISYLSVGREILRSQVKPPTGSISAPLIIADPDFDLTADLTVDATTDRNTSNILRQPIPELLTTFITKGLSRAPGTRFLGESVAKKLPDAKLYLGAEALETRLTSSECPNIMLIATHGLFQSNSESQPVTKKGNLLSMEHLRKIKVENPMLRSGLALAGANTWLSGGKLPKDAGKGFLFAQDIASLDLWANELTVLSACDTARGDIQIGEGVFGLRRAFAVAGSKTLVMSLWPVPDKATALLMERFFDNLQSGMDRAEALHSAQNYIRNITVKELRKSALGLEVLKTLLDVRELTVDSKISCQEYDTPLKHPFYWGAWICQGETDRLVI, encoded by the coding sequence ATGGAACAAATTATTAACCAATTAATTCAACTTAATTTAAAAGTCGTGGAACTAGCTGGACAAGGTAATTTAAAACACGCTATGACTGTTGCCCAACAAGCTGTAAATATAGGTGTAAATCAGCAGTTAACAGAGAATTCTGCATATTGTGACAGCTTGAATAACCTAGCAGAATTACATCGGATTCAAGGACATTATTTGGAAGCAAAGCCTTTATATTTACAAGCTTTAAATATCAGAAAAAAACTTTTTGGTGATGAACATCCTGATGTTGCTCAATCTTTAAATAATTTGGCAGCACTTTATCATGCTCAAGGTAACTATCCAGCAGCAGCAGAACTATTTTTAGAAGCTTTAGAATTGTGGAAAGTATGTTTTGGAGAAGAAGATTTTGAAGTTGCCACTACTTTAAACAATCTAGCAGAAATTTATCGAGAACAAGGACAATATTTAAAAGCTGAACAAGTGCATTTAGAAGCCTTAACGATGCGAAGAAGTTTATTTGGTGATGAACATCCTGATATTGCCCAATCTTTAACTAACTTAGCGGCTCTTTATACATCAACAGGACGCTATTCTAATGCAGAAGAAATGCACTTGGAAGCGTTGGCAATGAAAACCCGATTGTTTGGAGAAGGACATCTTGATATTGCTTCCAGTCTGAATAATTTAGGAAAAGTATACGATGCCCAAGGACGTTATTTAGAAGCTAAAAGCAAGTTTTTAGAAGCCTTAGAAATATGTCAAAAAAATCTGGGTGAGGAACATCCATATATAGCATTTATTTTAAGTAATATTGCCGGAATTTATCAAGAACAAGGATCTTACCTAGATGCAGAGAAAAAGTATTTAGAGGTCTTGTCAATGAGAAAACGTCTGCTCAGTGAAGAGCATCCTGACATTGCCAATAGTTTGGATCATTTAGGAGAAGTTTATCTAATTCAAGGTAACTATTTAGTAGCTGAACAGAAGTATCTAGAAGCTTATGATCTGAGAAAGCGTTTGTTTAGTTGGGAACACCCTGATATTGCCGAGAGTTTAAGTAATCTGGCAGTAGTTTTTACATATCAAGGACGTTATATGGAGGCCAAGGAACAATATTCACAAGCATTACCAATGCTGGAGAAATTATTAGGGAAAAAACATCTGTCAATTGCTCATCTTTTAAATAATATGGCAGGACTTGATGAAGCACAAGGAGATTATTCTGAAGCAGAACAAAAATATCTCAAAGCTTTAGAAATTCAAAAAAATATCTTAGGTAATGAGCATCCAGTTATTGCTGATACTTTAAACCAGATAGCAGCACTTTACCGCATACAAGGACGATACTCGGAATCAGAACAATTGCATCTAGAGGGTTTGGCAATGAGAAAACGCTTATTAGGAGAGCATCACCCCTTTATTGCAACTAATCTCAATAATTTGGCAGTATTATATGATGATTTGCATCAATATGATCAGTCAGAATCATTACTTATAGAAGCTTTGGAAATTGTTAAAAATGTGTTTGGGAATGAACACCCACACGTAGCTAGTAGTATGAATAATTTAGCTGTTATTTATGATTTTCAAGGACGTTATCAAGAAGCAGAAAAACTACATTTAGAAACATTAAAACTCAGAATATTATTATTAGGTGAAGAACACATACAAATTGCTAATAGTTTAAATAATTTGGGAGAATTGTACTTTTCCTTGGGACGCTACCAAGAAGCAGAACAGAAGTATGTAGAAACTTTGGCGATGAGAAAGCGTTTGTTAGGAGAGGAACATCCCGATGTGGCATTTAGTTTAAATAATTTGGCTACTTTATTAGCTGCTACTAATCGTCCTGATGAATCTTTGTTATGTCGTATCCAAGGTAGTAAAATTAACAACAAGATGATTCGGAATATATTTGCGTTTAGTTCTGAAAGCGATCGCTTGGCCTTCTTGAAAAAAATCAGAAACGATTTCGATCTCTTTCTCTCTCTAGTCAACAAACACCTATTTAATTTAGATAGTGCAAAACTTGCAGCATTCGATTTTGTCTTACAACGTAAAGCTCTAACTGCGTCTGCCTTGGCATCTCAAAACGCAGCACTCTACAGTGGACGTTATCCGCAACTACAGGTACAGTTGCATCATCTGCGTGATTTAAACACCCAACTTATACACTTAACTTTTTCTGTTCCCCAAGCCGGAGCTACGGGAGTGAATGAGTTGCCAAATTACAGAGAAAATTTAGCACAGTTACAAGTTCAGTATAATTATTTACAAAAACAACTAGCGTTGCAAGTACCAGAAATTCAGTTGTCTGAGTCAAATTTTGATCGTCAGGCTATTGCCAAAGCATTGCCTATTGACTCAATTTTAGTCGAGTTTGTCCGCTTCAATGTATTTGATTTTCCAGCAATCCAGGCACAGGGGGAAACACAATGGCATCCACCCCGATACTTAGCCTTTGTTTTCAGAAGTGGGCAACCAGATACCATACAAATGGTAGATTTAGGAGCAGCAGAAACCATTGATCAACTAATTCAGGTATTTCGCTTACAAGCATCCGACTATACCGAACCCACATTAGCTTGGAGTAAAAATAGTCAGACACCAAAGCTACAAATTAAACCCTATAATTCCACACCTGCTATTAAACTTAGTCAAGCACTTTTCCACCCCATCCGTGACTTAGTGAAAGATTGCAGACATCTAATTATTGCACCTGATAGTAATTTAAACTTAGTACCATTTCAAATTTTGCCTTTTGGTACTACAGGGTCACGTCTATTAATGGATGAGTATATCATCAGTTATCTCAGTGTCGGGAGAGAAATTCTCCGTAGCCAAGTTAAGCCACCAACAGGTTCTATTTCTGCACCATTAATTATTGCCGATCCTGATTTTGATTTAACGGCAGATTTAACAGTAGATGCAACTACAGATAGAAACACTAGCAATATACTTAGACAACCAATACCAGAATTACTTACTACTTTCATCACAAAAGGCTTGTCCCGCGCTCCTGGAACAAGGTTTTTGGGAGAAAGTGTGGCAAAAAAACTCCCAGATGCCAAACTATACTTAGGCGCAGAGGCACTAGAAACCCGCCTGACAAGTAGCGAGTGTCCCAATATCATGCTAATTGCGACTCATGGCTTATTCCAAAGCAATTCTGAGTCACAACCAGTTACCAAGAAAGGTAACTTATTAAGTATGGAACATCTGCGAAAAATTAAAGTAGAAAATCCCATGTTGCGTTCTGGGTTGGCGTTAGCTGGTGCTAATACTTGGTTATCTGGTGGTAAGCTCCCAAAAGATGCAGGCAAAGGCTTTTTGTTTGCTCAAGATATTGCTAGTTTAGATTTGTGGGCGAATGAATTGACGGTTCTTTCTGCTTGCGATACGGCTAGAGGCGATATTCAGATTGGCGAAGGTGTGTTTGGATTACGTCGCGCTTTTGCAGTGGCAGGTTCAAAAACTTTAGTTATGAGCCTGTGGCCAGTTCCTGACAAAGCTACGGCTCTGCTAATGGAGCGTTTCTTTGATAACTTGCAATCTGGTATGGATCGGGCTGAGGCTCTACATTCTGCTCAGAATTATATACGCAACATTACTGTTAAAGAATTACGAAAATCTGCTTTAGGTTTGGAAGTATTAAAAACATTATTAGATGTAAGAGAATTAACCGTAGATAGCAAAATTAGTTGTCAAGAATATGACACCCCTCTAAAGCATCCTTTTTATTGGGGAGCTTGGATTTGTCAGGGAGAAACAGATCGATTGGTGATTTAG
- a CDS encoding DUF4384 domain-containing protein → MAKRTLVASPKGIEKAKYALIRKNWTQQTLANDVHVASWATISKFFNGVPISYHIFIEICTMLELDWQDIAISSNLDITEIENQEQPLTPLAEIWQQLQSLGSSTEKMGLVLVKEETLAWSWQTNSIYEKSVSIGSHIRFEINLESSGYLLLIQKDTSGKVYCFCPSCFAPQAQLNQGKTVLPQEDAPMKSFKIEGEPGKEIIFAVITEEIPNLNWLPQENDEPLELTENHLSQLFNFISNHKDCRVMYTEYEVK, encoded by the coding sequence ATGGCGAAACGGACATTGGTAGCATCACCAAAAGGTATTGAAAAAGCTAAGTATGCCCTGATACGTAAAAACTGGACTCAACAAACTTTGGCTAATGATGTCCATGTAGCTTCTTGGGCAACTATTAGTAAATTTTTTAACGGTGTACCTATTAGTTATCATATCTTCATTGAAATCTGCACCATGCTGGAATTAGATTGGCAAGATATCGCCATATCATCTAATCTAGATATCACAGAAATAGAAAACCAAGAACAGCCACTTACACCCCTTGCAGAAATTTGGCAGCAACTGCAATCATTGGGTTCTTCTACTGAAAAAATGGGCTTGGTGTTAGTTAAAGAAGAAACATTAGCTTGGAGTTGGCAGACTAATAGTATATATGAAAAGTCTGTATCTATAGGTAGTCATATTCGTTTTGAAATTAATCTAGAGAGTTCAGGATATTTATTACTTATACAAAAAGATACTTCTGGAAAAGTTTACTGTTTTTGTCCTTCGTGTTTTGCACCACAAGCACAATTGAATCAGGGTAAAACTGTTTTACCACAGGAAGATGCACCTATGAAGTCTTTTAAGATTGAAGGTGAACCAGGTAAAGAAATAATTTTTGCAGTAATTACAGAAGAAATACCTAATTTAAATTGGTTGCCTCAAGAAAATGATGAACCATTGGAATTAACAGAAAACCATCTCAGTCAATTATTCAATTTTATCAGTAATCATAAAGACTGTAGAGTTATGTATACAGAATATGAGGTAAAGTAA
- the cas1 gene encoding CRISPR-associated endonuclease Cas1, producing MFTIEQLYFAWSQVRVGSRSAGVDGISVDLFAASVDEQLTILLRQLQQESYHPSPAKGFYLTKKTGGKRLVGIPTVQDRIVQRLLLEELYFPLEETFVDCSYAYRPGRNIQQAVQQLFSYYQYHPTWIIKADIAQFFDNLCWALLLTNLEALQLESRILQLLEQQLKAGIIIAGKHINFGKGVLQGGIISGALANLYLTIFDRKCLSNGINLVRYGDDFAVACSSWKEANRILDKIIAWLGELYLTLQPEKTQIFAPNEELKFLGYRFANGKVYAPPPPEPKLEGEWLANASGTPYFRPKERPLKFVSRPPKACDISKPVSFPRAPISHLWQESMTTLYITDQGAYLSAKNQQFQVYYQQELRIKIPVVRVTNIVLFGCCNVSHGAVSVALHRRIPVMYLSQKGRYFGRLQTEGMAKVEYLARQVECSQNFEFTKKQAEAIVRAKLHNSRIMLMRLNRRVKSEKATQAIAQIELFMDKLPFSEDVNMLRGYEGIAATTYFQALGSLVTGKFTFEKRTKRPPTDPINSMLSLGYTLLSQNVHSLIQSVGLHTHFGNLHVPRDNHPALVSDLMEEFRALVVDSLVIYLVNRNLFTIDDFTSPDERNGVYFQPHALKKFLKHWEEKLQTEVTHPHTDCKLPYRRCIELQVREYIACLMGEVEVYRPMIWDK from the coding sequence ATGTTTACCATCGAACAACTGTATTTCGCTTGGAGTCAAGTCCGTGTGGGAAGTCGCAGTGCTGGTGTAGATGGAATTAGTGTTGATTTGTTCGCAGCGTCGGTTGATGAACAGTTAACTATTCTGTTGCGTCAGTTACAACAAGAATCTTATCATCCTAGCCCCGCTAAAGGATTTTATTTAACTAAAAAAACTGGAGGTAAGCGTTTAGTTGGTATCCCAACTGTGCAAGATAGAATTGTGCAACGTCTGCTTTTAGAGGAGTTGTATTTCCCTCTTGAAGAAACATTTGTTGATTGTAGCTACGCTTATCGTCCAGGGAGAAATATTCAACAAGCTGTACAACAATTGTTTTCTTATTATCAGTATCATCCCACTTGGATTATCAAAGCTGATATTGCCCAGTTTTTTGATAATTTATGTTGGGCTTTGCTTTTAACTAATTTAGAAGCTTTGCAGTTGGAAAGTAGAATATTGCAGTTACTAGAACAGCAATTAAAAGCTGGAATTATTATTGCTGGTAAACACATTAATTTTGGTAAAGGTGTATTGCAAGGTGGGATAATTTCTGGTGCATTAGCTAATTTATATTTGACTATTTTTGATAGAAAATGTCTGAGTAATGGAATTAACTTAGTCAGGTATGGAGATGATTTTGCGGTTGCTTGTAGTAGTTGGAAGGAAGCTAACCGTATCCTCGATAAAATCATAGCTTGGTTGGGAGAACTTTATCTCACTTTGCAACCTGAAAAAACACAGATTTTTGCACCCAATGAAGAACTGAAATTTTTGGGCTATCGCTTTGCTAATGGGAAGGTTTATGCGCCACCACCACCAGAACCCAAGCTGGAAGGAGAATGGTTAGCTAATGCTTCGGGTACGCCTTATTTTCGTCCCAAGGAACGACCATTAAAATTTGTTTCTCGTCCACCAAAGGCTTGTGATATCAGCAAGCCCGTAAGTTTTCCCCGCGCCCCCATATCTCATCTTTGGCAGGAATCTATGACTACATTATATATCACAGATCAAGGTGCTTATTTAAGTGCCAAAAATCAACAGTTCCAGGTTTATTATCAACAGGAATTAAGAATTAAAATTCCTGTTGTGCGAGTGACGAATATTGTGTTGTTTGGTTGTTGTAATGTTTCTCACGGTGCGGTGAGTGTTGCACTACACCGACGAATTCCGGTTATGTATTTGTCACAGAAGGGTAGATATTTTGGTAGGTTACAGACTGAAGGAATGGCAAAAGTTGAATATTTAGCGCGTCAAGTAGAGTGTTCACAAAATTTTGAATTTACCAAGAAGCAAGCAGAGGCTATAGTACGAGCAAAATTGCATAATTCTCGAATTATGTTGATGCGATTAAACCGACGAGTGAAATCTGAAAAAGCTACTCAAGCCATTGCTCAAATAGAATTGTTTATGGATAAATTACCATTTTCTGAAGATGTGAATATGTTACGTGGTTATGAGGGTATAGCTGCAACAACATATTTTCAAGCTTTGGGTTCATTGGTGACAGGAAAATTTACGTTTGAGAAACGCACAAAACGACCTCCTACTGATCCAATTAATAGTATGTTGAGCTTGGGTTACACATTATTAAGTCAAAATGTTCATTCGTTAATTCAGTCCGTAGGTTTACATACTCACTTTGGAAACTTGCACGTACCCCGTGATAATCATCCAGCTTTAGTATCTGATTTAATGGAAGAGTTTCGGGCTTTGGTTGTTGATTCTCTGGTAATATATCTAGTAAATCGAAACCTGTTTACAATTGACGATTTTACCTCACCAGATGAACGTAATGGAGTGTATTTTCAACCTCATGCACTCAAAAAGTTTCTCAAGCATTGGGAGGAAAAGCTACAAACAGAAGTAACTCATCCTCATACCGATTGTAAATTGCCTTATCGCCGTTGTATCGAGTTACAGGTGCGAGAATATATTGCTTGTTTAATGGGTGAGGTTGAGGTGTATCGTCCGATGATTTGGGATAAGTAA
- the cas1 gene encoding CRISPR-associated endonuclease Cas1, giving the protein MSTIYITEQDANLQIQHHYLKVFHQQKQCVSLRISNVSQIILFGNITLPKEIIKVVVAHQIPVLYITPFGEIIGRLENTSQRQYKYLTCQRQWIRNRELKRATAESMIWAKLHNQHTFLQSWTRHHANYITQRALNYLTLLIDNLPIATFLNELREYSEEADKVYESAVTSIFSFYNVCSHINQKPINGFLNLGYQLLNQYIYTLLDSAGLHPNYAILSRNSDHELPLAWDLAAEFRAPIVDDCVLNFVRNFSHTNGNGKSQSRTILQRFLQHWEAQLRTFVIHPYAGEVSYRQCMDLQVREYIACLLGDAEYYRPLAFKHHPEEVKSQKIKVKREESEEVKSQKVKVLR; this is encoded by the coding sequence ATGTCCACAATTTATATCACCGAACAAGATGCAAACCTTCAAATCCAACACCATTATTTAAAGGTGTTCCATCAACAAAAACAATGTGTAAGCCTGAGAATCAGTAACGTCAGCCAAATCATTCTTTTTGGTAACATCACCTTGCCAAAAGAAATAATTAAAGTTGTAGTTGCTCATCAAATTCCCGTCTTGTACATAACTCCATTTGGCGAAATTATTGGTAGATTGGAAAACACATCACAACGACAATATAAATATCTCACCTGTCAACGCCAATGGATACGCAATAGAGAATTAAAGCGGGCGACAGCCGAAAGTATGATTTGGGCAAAATTGCATAATCAGCATACATTTCTGCAAAGTTGGACTCGTCATCATGCCAACTATATAACCCAACGCGCCTTAAATTATCTGACGCTATTGATAGATAATTTACCAATAGCAACATTCCTGAATGAACTGCGTGAATACAGTGAAGAAGCTGATAAAGTCTACGAAAGTGCTGTTACTTCCATTTTCAGTTTCTACAACGTATGTTCGCACATTAACCAAAAGCCCATCAATGGATTTTTGAATTTGGGTTATCAATTGCTAAACCAATACATTTACACCCTGCTTGACAGTGCAGGACTTCATCCCAACTACGCAATTTTATCTCGTAATTCAGATCATGAATTGCCTTTGGCATGGGATTTAGCCGCAGAATTTCGTGCGCCAATTGTTGATGACTGCGTACTAAATTTTGTCCGAAATTTTTCTCATACGAATGGTAATGGAAAAAGCCAGTCACGAACTATCCTGCAACGTTTTCTCCAACATTGGGAAGCACAATTAAGAACTTTTGTGATACATCCTTACGCCGGAGAAGTTAGCTATCGCCAGTGTATGGATTTACAAGTGCGTGAATATATCGCGTGTTTGCTAGGTGATGCGGAATACTACCGACCTCTTGCATTCAAACATCATCCTGAAGAAGTTAAAAGTCAAAAGATAAAAGTAAAAAGAGAAGAGAGTGAAGAAGTTAAAAGTCAAAAGGTAAAAGTCCTAAGATGA